In the genome of Dyadobacter fermentans DSM 18053, the window CCATACTTTACCAATATCGTGAAGCAAGCCGGCGCGTTTAGCCAGTTTGGTGTTCAGGCCGAGCTCCGCAGCCATGGTAGCACACAATTTGGCCACTTCGCGGGAGTGTTGGAGCAGGTTTTGTCCGTAAGACGAGCGGAAACGCATCCGGCCGATCATTTTCACCAGTTCAGGGTGCAGGCCGTGGATACCCATGTCGATCACGGTGCGCTCACCGATCTCAACGATCTCATCTTCAATGTTTTTGCGTGTTTTGGCAACCACTTCTTCAATACGCGCCGGGTGGATACGGCCGTCCTGCACGAGGCGGTGCAGTGATAGTCGTGCGATTTCCCTTCTCACAGGGTCGAAACCGGAGATAACGATCGCCTCAGGCGTGTCGTCCACGATGATTTCCACACCGGTAGCCGCTTCCAGGGCACGGATATTCCGTCCTTCGCGACCGATGATTTTACCTTTGATATCGTCGTTTTCAATGTTGAATACCGACACGCAGTTTTCGATCGCGTGCTCGGCGGCGGTGCGCTGGATGGTTTCGATCACAATCTTTTTCGCCTCTTTGGTGGCAGTCAGACGTGCTTCTTCCATGGCACTCTTAATATATGATCCCGCGCGGGTTTCGGCTTCGGCCTTCAATGCGTCCACGAGTTGTTCGCGGGCTTGCTCGGCGGTAAGGTTTGCGATTTTTTCCAGCTGGGCAACCTGCTGTTGGAGGGATTTTTCGGCTTCTTCGCGGCGCTTGGTCGCTGCTTCGAGTTGCGAATTGAGGTTGTTTTTGAGGTTATCGAGCTCGTTTTCCTTGCGCTTGGTTTGTTCCATGCTCTGGTTCAGGCTCTGTTCGCGCTGTTTGAGTTTCTGCTCGTTGCTTTGCAGAATGCTGCGCTTCTTGTTGGCGTCTTCTTCGAATTCCGATTTGAGGCGGAGGTACTTTTCTTTTGCTTCTAGAATGCGGTCTTTTTTGATGTTTTCGGCTGCTACTTCGGCATTCCGCAGAATCTCAGCGGCACGGTCCTGGG includes:
- the rny gene encoding ribonuclease Y encodes the protein MSNSLFFIVILSDIIAVGVGIFAGKYIFQRSFDAKEKEAQDRAAEILRNAEVAAENIKKDRILEAKEKYLRLKSEFEEDANKKRSILQSNEQKLKQREQSLNQSMEQTKRKENELDNLKNNLNSQLEAATKRREEAEKSLQQQVAQLEKIANLTAEQAREQLVDALKAEAETRAGSYIKSAMEEARLTATKEAKKIVIETIQRTAAEHAIENCVSVFNIENDDIKGKIIGREGRNIRALEAATGVEIIVDDTPEAIVISGFDPVRREIARLSLHRLVQDGRIHPARIEEVVAKTRKNIEDEIVEIGERTVIDMGIHGLHPELVKMIGRMRFRSSYGQNLLQHSREVAKLCATMAAELGLNTKLAKRAGLLHDIGKVWPEESDLPHAILGMELAKKYKENPEVCNAIGAHHDEIEMTSILSPVIQVCDAISGSRPGARREMMESYIQRLRDLENLALSFDGVEKCYAIQAGRELRVIIDADNVSDEKAGLLSFDISQKIEKEMQYPGQIKITVIREMRSVAYAR